TTTGAACATAATCCTCAGACTGGAATTCAGATTTTTTGTAGATAGGAGTCGCTGAAGCCATTGAACACCCAGAGCATAAAGATATATGCCATGAGCTCAATGCAGCTCTCCTATTCTGAGCCactgagagaagaaacaaagggCAGGTTTCCATCAGAAGTAGCAGAGATTCCTTAAATCCACCTGGACAACCTGGACAACCAGCAAAGCCCTCTGGGACACCCTTGATAACAGCTGGGCATGAATAAGCGATATGGTATCTGCTCCACTGCTGCTCAAGAAAGGGACCCAAATATATTCTTTCTTACTCATGCAGATCAGATTAGCTAAGCAAAATGCCATCAGTACAGTGGTTTTCAATCAGAGTCACACTTTAAGGTGAATGTAAGAGGTAAGACATGATGTGGTGGCACTGAGAGCTATTTCTTAATAAATGGGGCAGTACAAATACAGATGAGAAAAGGCACTCAGAAGAGGCACTAAGTAGCATGAGGAGGGAGTGATGTGCAGGAAGCTCTAGAGAGTAGGGGCATGCTTTTAAGTTAGATTGGAAATGAGTATAGCAGAGGGGCTTATCCTGCTACTTTGAGGTTAGCTGGGCTTGTAGCCTTCCACTTCCTAGGATCTGAACTGATTTACAAGCTTTTCTTCCTACAAAGATCTCTAAAGAGAGAGGACAGAAGGATGGAAggacagaggaaaggaaggatggagggaagggacagagggaaggacagaaggacGGACAGAAGGACGGACAGAAGGACGGACGGATGGACGGATGGACGGACGGatggaaggacagaaggaaggatggaaggaaggacggaaggacggaaggaaggacggaaggacggaaggaNNNNNNNNNNGGAAGGacttaaggaaggaaggacggaaggaaggaaggacggaaggacggaaggaaggacagaaggatggaaggatggaaggaaggaaggacggaaggacggaaggaaggacagaaggacggaaggacggaaggaaggacgTAAGGAAGGACGTAAGGACATAAGGACGtaaggagggagggatggagggaaagaaggaaggaaggaaggaaggaaggaaggaaggaaggaaggaaggaaggcactaaactaaactaaaaagTCTGCCACAGACTTTTATACTTAACATCTGGGACACTCAGCTCAGAAGAAGGAGCCCCATGTTCAAGTTCCTGCCTGAAAGATTTCTGGAGAATAAACAATGAATCTTTCACTGTGTTTCAGGTAATGAAGCAGCTCACAAGGACAGAAGGACCCAGAAAAGCCAAGAGTCCAGTATCTAGGACActccagagagaaaagaaactttgGTCCCCCCCCATACAGAAGAGGTAAATGAAACTCTGGGTGCTCTAACCATGCAGTGACCGGCAAAGGGGGAACAGAGGAAAAGGCATAAAAGCTGGCGATGAAGCTTTCAGtgtgttttgaaagaaagcacatGCTTCTGGTATTGAGATCTGTTGGTATGCTGAGAGTACCTACAACTCCAAGCTGTCCAAAGAAGATGTGCAAGCTGAAGGTGCCATACCAGGAGACAGCCACATCCCATACCTTCCCATAGTTCCATCATCTCGGGGCCACTGGAAGGCTGCATGGCTGCAGTGCCCTGCCCCCGTACTGTGATCCTGCACCACACACAGACCACAGACCAGGGCAGTAGCAGGAGACAGACAGATAGCCATCTGTGCAGTACACATGTAAGGCATGGCCCTGTCCATGGGACAGGAGTGatcacagcagctcctggctccaaGCTAGGATTTCATAAGGGTGGCAATGAAGAATGTAGGGCCTGCAGCTCCAAAAGCCACTGTTGCacctttctctgtctttgcaTCCCACACACCAGGTTACTTTCCtacaaaataatgataaatttGACACAGTATACATCTCTGTAATACCTCCATGATGGAGATATGACAGACAATCCTGAAACTTCAGGCCATCAGCACTAACCTCTGTTTCCCCAACTAAGCAGCTCTCAGTCATTCGTGGAACAGATTTAGCTGGCCAGAGATATGAGATGAAAACTGGAAGGCAGAGGCCTGGGCTGCAGTGCCAGAGGTTGCACAGCACCTTCTAGCTAGACTAATCAACGTAGCATAGAGGGCAGTTTTACCACACGAGTTTTTGCTTTACTGCAAAGCCCAGGGAAGACACCGTCAGCTTACAGGTTGCAATCTCATGGCAGCACTGCCAGTTTGCTCATTGCCACCCACTGTACTGGTAGAGTTGTTAGTGCAGTTGTGTGATGAAGTAGACCAGAAGTGGATccagctggaaagcaaaaaaaagcaacaacaaagaaaggTAGGTAGGCAATCTCTGCCAGGCCCATTCCGTAATCCAGTTCCTCATGTAACTTCACCAGCAGTGCCAGGGGCAGGAATGAGTGGGCTGGGTGAGGAAGGAAGGGGATGCCTAAGCCAGCGTGTAGGCAGTACAGGCTGTGAAACTACTGCCTCCCTTGCTTTCAGTGAAACTGGAAGGTTGGGACTTCAAGGCCTTCCACTCTGTGAATAATGTGGAGCTCACCCAACTCCACCTGTTTGCAAACACCAAGCCCTCTTTTGCATTGATGGTGTTCAGATAAAGATGACTTGGctaggaataaataaataaataaataatatctttGTATTAACTTTTCCCCAAACCAACAAGAAAAGCATTCACTGATTGTCAACCCCACCTATGGCCCAAGTAGGAGCTAACATCTATCTGACTGCTTGGCAGCAGAGGCCAACCACTAACCCAGGAGAGGCAGTTGCTGACACCATCCTCAGTGCTGCAGGACACAGCCTGTTGGGAGGAAGAGCAAAAAGGGAATAAAGAGCAACTGAACTCAATGGAGTGAACAAAAACACCCCGTTCCCTTGTCCCGCAGTACCAATAAGCCTCTAATTCTCTCCCATGTGTCAGGGCCCAAGGCTCAGCTCCTCCCAAAGGAAGAAGCTGCTTTGCTTACTGCACTGAGCACTGTCACAAACTGAGCTGCTAGCAGTTGCTAGAGTCCTAAGGGACTCCCTAATatgctggattttttaaaaagatgggAGAACATGACAGGTTGTGTTTTAGCTTTCCTTGGGAAATGTCTGTGACCCAGGAGGAAACTGTCAAAGCAGCTGGAGTGAGGGCAAGCAGAAAatcccaccagcagcacaccCCGGCTGCGGCCAGACAGACGGACAACGtatggcagcagctcttcaagtgCAGCCAGTAGAGGTCTCTCCTCCACAGAtccactaataaaaataaataatcatctAGCCATGTTTGTATGCCTGTGGATGTCCCTTCCCTTCTGAACCCTGGTCCCcaaacagaatgaaatacaTAAGGCAGGAAGCTGGCAGCTGGGATGAGAACAAtttgtcacacacacacacacacacaaaaataaataaataaataaataaataattaaaaaaaaggttgggGTCTACCATCTACCAAGTTGCAAAGCTTACAGCATTGACTTCAGGCTTCCCatatggcaggaaaaaaatgcagtgtggTCAGTCCCGGACCTCCAGCTTCTCTCcccagggaaagcagaaagTGAGGTCAACAGCTGCGACTGCTCACCAGGGCACGGTTGCCTCGTGCAGAGCTCTTCCACCCTGTCCCAGCAGTGACggagcaggagggagcccaTTTCGCACATTGAGTCCCCACTTTCAATCTGGGTGGAGTCAGTCATTGCAGAGAACCTTTATCAAGcaacagttgtgttttttccaCGTAAGGAGCCACTTGGTCTTTGTGGGAACTGTGTCTAGAGCACACATAATGGGGAGCCTGCCCACGACTGGAATCCTTGCTTGAAGTCTCAGATATGAGGCCAAGGATAAAATTGGAATGAAACTAATGTtcctgcctgctggctcctCCAAACAGCCGCAGGCACACTGGGACGGCCAGGTATAAAAGCCTGAACTGGCACAGACTGTCTTGTGGATGGGGAAGGCTCAGCCACAGGGTGTGCAGCTCCATGCTTCCACCCAGAGATGGCTAGCAGGTGCCAAGCTGCCGAGGCATTCTGGGCACCCTGCCGTTGTCTCCTTGACTTGGCTGGGCTGTTTGGAGGAACTGGTGTCCTCTTCTGCAGAGGTGGTATGACTGACAGCCTTAGCTCAGCCCTTCTCCAAAGTGGAGAAGTATTTGCCCTCTGAGTGGCaaataactaactaactaaataaaagaagcaaaacagttGTATCTGTTCTGTATCTGTGTAATAGGAAGAGTGCGGCTCAGCTCTGTTCCCTCCAAAAGGAGGCATGTTAGGTTAGCTCAGACCTGGAGTATGGCTTAggcctggggagctggaggtgccCTGAAGGGGTGGCCGCCGTGGCTCTGGGAAGCATGCCTAGTGCTTTCTACAGGACAGCAGGGAAACCAGCCGCATGTCTGCCCTGCTCCTCTACACCCAGAGCAAATGCTCCATCCATGACTTGCATCTCTCACACTTACCTACTGCTTATCCAAAACAGCCTCTGGCATATAAACCTTGAGGCAGGGACCGTTCCCATGCTGCAGTGGCCTTGTAGGTCTGGAAGTTGACCCTGTAACAAGAAGCAAAGGTTCCCATCTATCAGAGCACCCTGCCACAGAAGAACCAGGAACAGGGCAGCTCTCGACTTTGTTTCCACCTGCTGcctgtcagaaatatttttttgcctgtgCTGCTAGGCagaggccattccctcttgctCTCGTTCCTCCAGGAGGCTGGCAAGGCCAGGCAGGCATCCCACCACATCAAGGCAGAGCCAGAGGATGACAGAAGATGACAGGGGACAAAGCTCTGTGGCGGACAGATAACTGTCATCTGGCATGTATTAGTGCTTCTTCTACATCACCAGTAACTTCCTTTCAGGGCATTTTTTTAACTGCCCTaggctgcattttgttttcttcaggcaGGCACAGGGGAAGAGCGGATGGTTGGATGCTGATTTATATTTAGGCAGCTGTGCTTTTTGTATCAGCAGCCAAATCAATATAGGAAAAGATAAGTTTGCCTTCCTTTTAAGTAAAGTAAATTagtcatattttttctttaaaaaaaaaaaaaaagtttccctgttttgttttgttttgtttttttttatgcataATTTTGAGCCTTGCAATGATTGATGTGGGCAAGGCAGCAAtcaggcagggagaggaaacaCATGCAAGCTCCCTGGATCAAGGAGATGGCCTAGCCTGAGTGAAACATGGCAAACCACGACTGCAGATACTACCTGACCAGTGtgaaaaatgcctttctttGGCTCAGCAAGTAAACCAAACATAAgcaatagaggaaaaaaaatcaatattaaaaaaaaaaaaaaaagagagagagaaaagagagagagagagagtcttcagtgtttttcctttaaaatcaaagcagaagaaatctcATTTGGAGACAGATCAAAACTATTCGTACAAtataatcaaattattttattgcagaCCAGACTAGACATTTTGTTCATGCTGTTCTACTGTGAATACTTTATTTTGgtgatactaaaaaaaaaaaaaaaaaaaagtaacaaatgaaaatatagagtgctttttaattaaaaaaaaaaaaaagacattttaaaattgaaagaggaaaatatcaaaatatcaaaagatgctgaaagaaaacatgctgatATTCCAGAAGCgggatgttttcttttgaaaacgATGACATTCAGTGTTTCTTCAGGTTTGGTCAGCTGAAGCTTCCTGGTTGGTACAGACAGCCAAGAGCttcattttgcagtgctttcACTATTTGATGAAAATATCATTTGAAAATCGGTGGGGGTTTACCCTGGTGTTGAAGATGCACCAATAGTGGCTCTTCCAGCGTGAGCCTTTCTCAGGTCCATGACCCAAATACTCCTGCTGAGGATCCGGtcacctccttttctcccctgGCAGGGGGGATACACAGGTTTAGAGCAGGGAGAGCAACCCCCCTCTCTGTTGTGTATGGTCCAGCCAGCCCCACACACACATTGTCCCCAAAATGAATCCTAAAACACACACCCCATGGGGCTGCAGTGGCCAAACCGGCTCCCCACCTGGCAAACCCCGGGAAGGGAAACCGAGCCCTCAGCACCCAACTGTGGGTGCTTCGGGGGATGTGGGTGCTTCTGGGGTTACCCCCAGCACGCCAGGCAGGGATGAACTGTACGCCAGGCCACCACGCCCCTGTCCCAAGGGGGGGTCCCAAGCCCCCTTTTTGCCGCTGTGGCCGCCGGGGAGCGGCGCAGAGCGCCCCACAGAGACACCCCCCTAGGCGGTAGAAGCGGTCGTGAGGCACGAGGGGGTGATTTGGCGCGGTGCACGCGCGCCCACTCGGGAGCGCGCACGAGTGCAGGTACGTGCGGGGCGGGGGGTCAGGCAGGCGAGTGCTAGCGTTGCGTGCGCCCGCGCGCGCGCGCCCCCGCGGGGCAGACGGGGCGGCCGCGCCTATTGCATCAGTCGGGGCGGGACCCGGGGAGGGCGCCCGGCTCGCACAAAGTGCGggcgccccgccccgcccccacccccccgaCCCCaaacccccagcaccccctccccaaacTCGGCGGCCCCGGGAGCGGCGGGGGAAGGTTGCCTCCAGCCGCCGGAGGGGGAAACGCGAAGATAGGGAAGATGATGGGGGGAGTGgataaaattacagaaagtaaaattaaaattaaaaaaaaaaaaaaatcccgcCCTGCACTAGcctggcccggcccggctcaGCTCGACTGGGGACGGCGCTGCTGAGAACCCAGCGCCACCTTAAACCTCaacccccctccccgcccccctttCCTCCCGCGGAggctccgccgccgcccggcccctcCGCAACAACAACTGGGGGGGAGGGACCCCCGCCCCCCATTCCCCGGTggggattttttaattttttttttgcggTCCCTCGGGGCTCACTTCGGGGGAGGAGGCGGAGCCTCGGCGTGAGAGGGGGGCGAGGGGCCAGGGCGGGCGGGGGCGGGCGGCCGGCGCCGCTCCCCCGGGGTGGTGCGATCGGGGCGGGCGCGGCCCCAGGTGAAAGCGGGAGAGCGAGGAGAAAAGCGCTAGAAGccatcaaaaaacaaaacaaaaattttaaaaataataattttaaaaatttaaaaaagaaaaaaagaaaaagaaaactaaagaagaaaataaaaaagcaaatgaaaaaaaaataaaataataaaattttaaaaattaaaaaaaatcctaaggtGGCGTATTTGGTTGTAGGGGCTGCTCGCAGGGCACCGTGCCCCAGCCCGGGGGTTCGCAGCGCTGCCCGTGcaccccacccccacccccaccttcccggggggctccccccggccTCCCGCCGCCTCCCCACGTACCCCCGGCCGGCGGTGGTCAGCGAGGGGAGGTTTCGCTTGCGCTGGTGGCTGGGATAGGCTGGCTCGGGAAGGCGCCgttgtttattttccatcatGAGCActttgttcatgtttttgttgttgttgttgttgtttttaatttcgGATTTTTTTCACGTTTACCGGCCGGGAATCCAGCACATacccctctcccccttcccccccccctccccttcttttGGGGCAACCTGGAGGCAAActgggggaggggagcgggATGCGCGGGGAGGGCGGAGGGCAGGGTGTTCAGCGATCCTCTGCAGCCGGAGGAGGAAAAGGCCGATGGAAAAGCTGGCCCTGCCCCTCCCCTCTCGTCCCGGGCATCTGCCCGAGTCGACGGGCTGAGAttgaggcggggggggggtgggggcgcgggggggctTGGgcccctctccccatccctcctgaGCCGCGGGCCAGCACACCCAGTGTTTTCGGGGAGGTTTCGGAGCGAGGGCGCAGCCAGGCGCGGCCGGGATAAACAACAGGATCGCGTTGCaccagggggggggggggcgggggggggggggggggcccggggggggggggggggggacccgccccgggctccccccccccccccccccgccctctttttatttatttgcgCCTCGTTATTTATTTCTCGCGGATGAAAAtgcctcggggggggggggggtggacaCGGGACGCCCGCACCTTGCCAGCTGCGGGGATGGAGAGGGACAGTACCTCTGCGCTCCTCCAAAACCCCAAAACCCGGCGTCGCCCCCTCTGCGGGAGCCGGAGGAGCGACGGGGACCGGTGGGGCCGGcctgggatggggatgggagaGGATAAGGGGGTGCGAGGGGCTCCCACACCGGGCGCATCCCCGCGCATcccgggagcggcggcggggccgggggctgcggagtgtgcagcagcatctgctgggCCAGGGGTGTGCGAGGCGCCATCTTAGGGAGGCAGGAAAGCTGCGGGGAGACCAGCTGGCCACACCAGGTTTTCGGGGTGAAAGcactggggggtgggggggagacACGCCACTGGCACAGCCCCGGGGCGAAGCCGCGGCTCTGGGGGGCGCCGGCTCGGGGAAGAGCGGGCTTGGGTTCACCGTTGAGGTCTCTCAGAGTCAACGGCAAATTAAGTGTCTCGAGCtacatcattttttccctcaaaaaaaaaaaaaaaaaaaaaagaggaaattccACAATTCCACTATTTGTAATGGTGAGGGCACGTCCTTCCCAGCTCTCACGGGGGAGCAATGATAGCACGGCGCTCGGAGTCAGATCCCTTATTTTCACCTGCGCTCAAGCCACAGGAAGAGATACCCCAAGGAACCTCGCTGTTCTTTCTTGAAGCAGGCTTATTTCCTCCTGTGCCAGGCAGAGTGAGGTGGAAACACACACTAATGAAGAACATATTTCTTATATATGGCAGTTTTCTTTATTGATTGCTCGATGTGAAACAATATcaatctggattttttttcccacacattacaaaaaaaaaaaatattaaattggcTCAGTCTGCAATTCTTTAAGCACAGCCATATtaattaccaggaaaaaaaggagaaaaaaaaaaacaaaaaaaaaacactaaaaagtcTACCAAATAGAGCATTTACAAATGCACAAAAACATGCCACTTTGGctttatggggaaaaatattgtcttctagattaaaaaaaaaatcttttaacatAAATAAGTTAGTATAATTTCTCAGTGTCTTTACAGAGTTATGTACACAAGTAcacttcaaacttttttttttatttttacatacaaGTACACAGGCAATGTAGAAATACTGTTTAAAGATGTAGTATCCCTTTCCCTCACACACAAGCACTTTGGGAAGTGGGTCAGATCAGGAAACAACATTCGAGATTCAAATAAAAGCCCTCCATATTAGTttccaaataataattaataatttaaaaaaaaaaaaaaaaaaaagcaatgtaacAAATAGGATGAATTTCCAGGAGCTTACAGGCATTCGAATTTGCTCTCAGGGACTTGAGGTCGGTGGAGGGGAAACCTTTGCTACCACGTAACGGAATCATTATAGCTCCCACCTATTCAGCTTAACGCACGAAGTTTCACAAGCGGCCTGTAACAATCTGCTGTAAGCAGCGTTACCACTATGGCACATTcgggggaaaaataataataataataataaaaataaagcgGCAGTGGACCCACTTAAAGGGACAATACATCTTTAAGTAATAAAAAGCCTACACTGCTCCTCTTCATACATTTCTTCGCTTGCTAGATTGTGAAAGCAAGTTCCAATCGGTCACCCCTTCCACTCCCTCCCCCCACCCAATAACATTTATGTGCTACATAAGGTAAAAACTATATACACAGGTAGTACAATGAAGCAAATAAGGAAACACCTAATTGCACAATGCTACATCCAATGCTTTTAGAGGCAGGTCTTTTAAGAGTGCCTAAAATTTTAGtgttattgtttgctttttttttttatcttgttttctgtcGTTTTTTCAGTGCTTGTACAGGACCTCCATCCCATGGAGCTCGACGATATGTATCCTCCTCTCCGCTACGCCTTTACATCTTCCTCACTTCACCGACTCCCGAGGCACCCGATGAACAAGGAACCGCgccttctctgctctgccacaggGGAAGAAGACGGCGAGAAGACGTTTAGAAACGCCCCAAACAAACGGGATCCTTTCTTTCGGCGGCCGCCGGGGGGGCGCAACCGGTTCAAACCACCGCGGCCCCCCGGGGCAGAGAGGCGCTGCCCAGGCGGGTACCGGCCGCCCCGTCGGGGCTCCGCCGCCGGGATgctgcggggccgccgccgTTCTGCGGGCCGTTGCCGGAGCCGCCGAGCGTCCCCCCGCCccgaaaaaaaaacaaagcccaaaGGCCAAGCGGGCGGGGGCAGCGGTGTTTGCATAGGGCCGCACTCTGCCGTGCTCCCCCCAGCAGGACTTATTTGTTGCAACTTCTGCTTTACAGCTTAATCTCTTCTGCACAATCGCAGAACGTGTTTGTAAACCTCTCTCCTAACCTCGGCTCTGAAACAACCGCCGGCGCAATTTACCAAGTCCCTCCGCCCCAAGCCCTcgcattaaaacaaaacaacaacaacgcatgcacaaaaaaaaaaaaaaaaaaaaaaaaaaaaaaaagctcggCTCCCATTAACCCACTCTAACCCACTCTCTTCCCTGCAAACTCACCCCTTTGCCAGCCAGCGCCtacaaccaaaccaaaacaaccgaaaaaaaaaaaaaaaaaaaaaaaaaaaaaaaacccccctGGTTAAACTCGCCCCCAGGGTACTCTGCCTCCCGCTGAAGTTCGCTTTTCTCGAGCCCGGCTCTCCTGGGTGGAAGGTGGCTGCCAAGCGCGGGGGCAAGGGGGACAAAGCGCTCCGCGAGGGGGCAACCCCCGGGCCCCCCCACCTACCACCGCCCACCGGCCGCCTTGGAGACCCTGGTCCTACCCCGCCACGGCCCCAAGCGCCCCTGGGGATGGCCGGGGGGGTCGCAAGAGCAGGGCAGCGAGTAGGACGGGGGGCACACAGGTCGGGGGGACAGGGGTGGGCTCCCACCACCGCCCCCTGCCCTGGTGACAGCTGGGGGCCCGGCGCTGCTGCGCTTTGcccttgttttcttcttttcaaaggctgctgggagccctgcgcctcccccccccccaccccccccagccagcccccgcTCCGTCCGTGCCAGAGGAACACCAGACCCCCGGATCCAGCACGGGGGCCGCTCGCTCGCCCCTTCCTTCCCTCGGCCGCATCCTAACACCGAGACCATAAAGGGAACCTACCTAAACGGTTTACGTTTGATGTCTTCTCGGGCTTGATTTCTTGGGTGTTTGCTCCACTGAACTGGCAGTGGGGGAATCTTCTGAAACCTCTTCTTCTGTTGTGTTGGCTCTTTTATTTTGAGGAGAGGAATCTAGgaggggaaaattaaaaagggggggtgggtgggaaaGGAGTAACactgatattaaaatattttcctgccaGATGTTTGCTCACTAGCCATGGGTAGGGGGAAAGGGCTgggtgggcggggggggggggggggggccccccccacaccccccccccccgatgcCAAAATTGGGCTGCGTCAGGGGGAGAGGCCGTGGGTGAGGGGGAAGGGGGGCCCCTCTCTAGGTAAGGGATGAGAGTTTCCTGGGTCTGTCCCAATTCCTGTCCATGCTTGCCGTGGGCGCTGCGATTTCCCACCCATTCCCCTCTCCTTGTCCCATGCCCACAGAGGGGTGGCCAGGGGACATGGGGCATTATTACCATAGAGGGGCTTTCACTCACAAACCAACCGCCAGCTCCCACTTATCGTGGGACAccctcaacccccccccccaaaaaaaaaaaatggaaaaaaaaaaaaaacaccccggGGCTGCAAACAGCGCCTGGGCTTTTGGAAGCTACGGGAGGCAGGGGGCCTGGGCTGGCACCCAGCGGGGCACAGGCCCCCGCGGTGGGGCCACGCATGGCGCTGACACCAGCAGGGCACGCAGGGAAAAGTGCCCCAAAGGGTACATTACCGTCGGTGGCAGGTCTTTTCCTCTGCCCAGtgcactgctctgcaaagtccatctgcttttcagaaagagcagtcttTTGATCTACACAGTGAGTGTCCTCTGAGATTCCCTGAGAACCGACAAAAATCACGGTTTGGCAATTCCCGTTTACATCCAGGCTCTGGTGGCCGGCGGACTTGCAGACAGCTTTGAGTAGCCTCGGGGGTCTGAAGTAGAATTCGGGCGAGCTCCCCTTCTCCACGGCTTGCCACTCGTACCTGCCTTCCAGCGGCTTGTGATTCTGGAAATCGAAATTCCACTTCCTCTGGCATGCCTCCTCCATCTCCTTGCGGTGCTTCTTCAAGTCCCTGTTTAACTCTTCGTGGTTCACCGGCCCGAAGAGGTTCCTGCAGGCTGACGGCTTCGGGTACTCCGACTGCCGGGCTTCCATGCGCTCCAGGGTAGGGCTCCCATTAGAAATGCGTACGTTTGACATCTCCCCCCGGCCTCTTTCTTCTGGCGGCGCTTGTTTTTCTCGctgctcccccttcctcctcctccccctcctcctcctcctgctctccgCCTTTCACCTCTCGGCGCTCgcagcttctcctcctctctccgCGCCGCCCCGCTCGCCCTCGGAGGAGCGGCGGAGAGGCTCTGCCCAAGGTGCCGCAGCCCCGACGGCCGCCGTCGAGGAGCCCAGGCGGGTCGAGAGCCGCACGGGGGAGCGCGCAGGCGGGCGGGGAGCGCGCAGGGAGCGCGCGGGGAGCGCCGCtgcccttcctccctccctccgtccctcccTTCCTCCGCGGCCCCGGCTCCGCGCTGCCTCCCCGAcggccgcccggccccgccgctctCGCCGCGACCGCGTAGTAAAAAAGGGcgagaggggggaaaaaaaaaccgGGCGAGACGAGCCCTTTTCTCGGTTGCCCAATATGGCGATTGAAGGGAGGTTGACGAAGGAGAAAATGATTGACAGGACGAGTCTATTTAAACAGCGGAGCCGAGCCATTGGTTAGAGCGCCGGACGCCGCCCCGTCGGCACGGCCCTacctcgccgccgccgccggccctaAAGGTGgctccagccccgctgcctcctcTCGGCAGGGCGGGGGGAAGCCGGCGCGATGGAGGCCGGCGGCagggctcggctcggctcggctcggcgcaCCGCAGCCCAGACCCAGCCCGCCTTCTGTCCTCCTGCAAAGCCCAGGCCCGGGATAacttgtgccccccccccccccccccccccaaaaaaaaaaaaagaaaaaagccgTTGCTGGGTCGTCGGACCTGGAGTAATGGTGGCAGCTAGCTACGTTTTAGCTGGGTCTTCAGAGCGCCCGGAGCTTTGCTTTGCCCcggccgcgccccccccccccccctcaggtCAGGAGTTCAGGGCAGCCCCCAGACGGGAGCGGGACCCCCCGGGGCCCCCGTCCCATCACGGAGCCCTGCCGCCGGGAGCGAGGGAGGGATCGCCTCTTGCTGTCTGCCGGGCAGAGGAAGGACCATTAAAGTGTGG
The nucleotide sequence above comes from Oxyura jamaicensis isolate SHBP4307 breed ruddy duck chromosome 1, BPBGC_Ojam_1.0, whole genome shotgun sequence. Encoded proteins:
- the CDKN1B gene encoding cyclin-dependent kinase inhibitor 1B; this encodes MSNVRISNGSPTLERMEARQSEYPKPSACRNLFGPVNHEELNRDLKKHRKEMEEACQRKWNFDFQNHKPLEGRYEWQAVEKGSSPEFYFRPPRLLKAVCKSAGHQSLDVNGNCQTVIFVGSQGISEDTHCVDQKTALSEKQMDFAEQCTGQRKRPATDDSSPQNKRANTTEEEVSEDSPTASSVEQTPKKSSPRRHQT